In Candidatus Hamiltonella defensa 5AT (Acyrthosiphon pisum), one genomic interval encodes:
- the rpoC gene encoding DNA-directed RNA polymerase subunit beta': MKDLIKFIKAQNKTEEFDAIKIALASPDMIRSWSFGEVKKPETINYRTFKPERDGLFCARIFGPVKDYECLCGKYKRLKHRGVICEKCGVEVTQTKVRRDRMGHIELASPTAHIWFLKSLPSRIGLLLDMPLRDIERVLYFESYIVVEGGMTNLERRQILTEEQYLDALEEFGDEFDAKMGAEAIQFLLKNLDLKAECQLLREELNETNSETKRKKLTKRIKLLEAFIQSGNKPEWMVLTVLPVLPPDLRPLVPLDGGRFATSDLNDLYRRVINRNNRLKRLLDLAAPDIIVRNEKRMLQEAVDALLDNGRRGRAIMGSNKRPLKSLADMIKGKQGRFRQNLLGKRVDYSGRSVITVGPYLRLHQCGLPKKMALELFKPFIYGKLELHGYATTIKAAKKMVEREEAVVWDILDDVIREHPVLLNRAPTLHRLGIQAFEPVLIEGKAIQLHPLVCAAYNADFDGDQMAVHVPLTLEAQLEARALMMSTNNILSPANGEPIIVPSQDVVLGLYYMTRDCVNAKGEGMLLRSPREAELVYRSGVASLHAKVKVRISEEIRNTEGDVFSQTTLVDTTIGRAILWMIVPKGLPYSMVNQPLNKKSISKMLNSCYRILGLKSTVVFADKIMYTGFAYAARSGVSVGIDDMVIPIKKAEIISEAESEVAEIQEQFQSGLVTAGERYNKVIDIWAAANERVAKAMMENLSVENVLNREGVEEQQVSFNSIFMMADSGARGSAAQIRQLAGMRGLMAKPDGSIIETPITANFREGLNVLQYFISTHGARKGLADTALKTANSGYLTRRLVDVAQDLVVTEDDCGTHDGILMTPVIEGGDVKEPLRERVLGRVTAEEVLKPGTADILIPRNTLLSEKCCDLLEEHSVDSVKVRSVVSCETDFGVCAHCYGRDLARGHIINKGEAVGVIAAQSIGEPGTQLTMRTFHIGGAASRAAAESSIQVKSKGNLKLDNAKFVMNASGKLVITSRNTELKLLDDFGRTKESYRVPYGAVMAKGDGAEVTSGETVANWDPHTMPVITEVSGFIRFADMVDSQTIIRQTDELTGLSSLVVLDSSERIGSGKDLRPALKIVDAEGEGVLIPGADIPAQYFLPGKAIVQLEDGIQITAGDTLARIPQESGGTKDITGGLPRVADLFEARRPKEPAILAEISGIISFGKETKGKLRLVISPLDGSDAYEEMIPKWRQLNVFEGEVVERGDVVSDGPESAHDILRLRGVHAVTRYITNEVQEVYRLQGVKINDKHIEVIVRQMLRKATIVSSGSTDLLEGEQVEVSSVKLANRKLESEGKIPAIYIHDLLGITKASLATESFISAASFQETTRVLTDAAVSGKRDGLRGLKENVIVGRLIPAGTGYAYHQNRKHQKQKEEKGASDDLQISADEASAHLAELLNAGFNQAN, encoded by the coding sequence GTGAAAGATTTAATAAAATTTATTAAGGCACAAAATAAAACTGAAGAGTTTGATGCGATTAAAATTGCCTTGGCATCTCCAGATATGATTCGTTCGTGGTCATTTGGTGAAGTTAAAAAACCAGAGACCATTAATTACCGTACCTTTAAGCCGGAACGGGATGGGCTTTTTTGTGCCCGTATCTTTGGCCCGGTGAAGGATTATGAGTGTTTATGTGGTAAGTATAAGCGTTTAAAACATCGTGGGGTCATTTGTGAAAAATGTGGTGTCGAAGTGACACAAACTAAAGTACGTCGCGATCGTATGGGCCATATCGAATTGGCTTCACCCACTGCACACATCTGGTTTTTAAAATCTTTACCGTCTCGTATTGGCCTTTTATTAGATATGCCTTTACGTGACATCGAGCGTGTATTGTATTTTGAATCCTATATTGTGGTTGAAGGTGGCATGACCAACCTTGAACGCCGGCAAATCCTCACCGAAGAACAATATCTAGATGCACTTGAAGAATTTGGTGATGAATTTGATGCAAAAATGGGGGCAGAAGCCATCCAGTTTCTTCTCAAAAATTTAGATTTAAAAGCAGAATGTCAGCTTTTACGAGAAGAATTAAATGAAACAAATTCTGAAACCAAGCGCAAAAAATTAACGAAACGTATCAAATTGTTGGAAGCCTTTATTCAATCTGGTAACAAACCTGAATGGATGGTGCTCACCGTCTTACCTGTACTACCCCCTGACTTGCGTCCATTGGTACCTTTAGACGGAGGCCGCTTTGCAACTTCTGATCTCAATGATCTTTATCGCAGGGTCATCAATCGTAATAACCGATTAAAACGTCTTCTTGATTTAGCAGCTCCTGACATTATCGTGCGTAATGAAAAACGGATGTTACAAGAAGCGGTTGACGCTCTTCTGGATAACGGCCGTCGTGGGCGGGCTATTATGGGCTCCAACAAACGCCCATTGAAATCTTTGGCAGACATGATAAAAGGAAAGCAAGGACGTTTTCGTCAAAATTTATTAGGTAAACGTGTGGATTACTCAGGCCGTTCTGTTATTACGGTTGGACCTTATTTACGCTTGCATCAATGTGGTTTGCCAAAAAAAATGGCACTTGAGCTGTTCAAACCTTTTATTTATGGAAAACTTGAGTTACATGGTTATGCGACCACCATTAAAGCCGCAAAAAAAATGGTAGAGCGTGAAGAAGCAGTAGTATGGGATATTTTAGACGACGTCATTCGTGAACATCCTGTATTGCTCAATCGTGCGCCCACATTACACCGTCTGGGCATTCAGGCATTTGAGCCTGTTTTAATTGAAGGCAAAGCCATTCAGCTGCATCCTCTGGTTTGCGCGGCTTATAACGCAGATTTTGATGGCGATCAAATGGCCGTACATGTCCCCCTGACTCTAGAAGCACAGCTTGAAGCACGTGCACTGATGATGTCGACCAACAACATTTTATCGCCTGCTAACGGCGAGCCTATTATAGTGCCTTCTCAAGACGTTGTTTTGGGCCTTTACTACATGACCCGCGACTGTGTGAACGCCAAAGGGGAAGGCATGCTTTTAAGAAGCCCTAGAGAGGCAGAGCTGGTATATCGTTCAGGCGTTGCTTCTTTACATGCTAAGGTTAAAGTTCGCATTTCTGAAGAAATCAGGAACACTGAAGGAGATGTTTTTTCGCAAACAACCCTGGTGGATACAACTATTGGGCGGGCTATTTTATGGATGATTGTACCTAAAGGTTTACCTTATTCCATGGTCAATCAACCTTTGAATAAAAAAAGCATCTCAAAAATGTTAAACAGCTGTTATCGTATTTTGGGATTAAAATCTACGGTGGTTTTCGCTGATAAAATTATGTATACCGGTTTTGCTTACGCTGCGCGATCAGGGGTTTCTGTTGGAATCGACGACATGGTGATCCCGATTAAAAAAGCAGAAATTATTTCGGAAGCCGAATCAGAAGTGGCGGAAATACAGGAGCAATTTCAGTCAGGTTTAGTCACAGCAGGTGAACGTTATAATAAAGTCATCGATATCTGGGCAGCGGCTAATGAACGCGTTGCCAAAGCGATGATGGAAAATCTGTCTGTTGAAAACGTACTAAACCGTGAGGGTGTTGAAGAGCAACAGGTGTCTTTTAACAGCATATTCATGATGGCCGATTCAGGCGCAAGAGGGTCTGCAGCTCAAATTCGGCAATTAGCAGGCATGCGTGGCTTAATGGCAAAACCAGATGGTTCCATTATTGAAACGCCGATTACAGCCAATTTCCGTGAAGGCTTAAATGTACTGCAATACTTTATTTCGACGCATGGTGCGCGTAAGGGATTGGCTGATACGGCATTGAAAACGGCGAATTCTGGTTATCTGACGAGGCGTTTGGTCGATGTTGCACAAGATTTGGTGGTCACTGAAGATGATTGTGGAACACATGACGGTATTCTAATGACACCTGTTATTGAAGGAGGAGACGTTAAAGAGCCCCTAAGAGAGCGTGTATTAGGCCGAGTGACCGCCGAAGAAGTCCTGAAACCAGGAACGGCAGATATCTTAATTCCCCGTAATACTTTACTGAGTGAAAAATGCTGTGATCTACTAGAAGAGCACTCAGTAGATAGCGTCAAAGTTCGTTCAGTCGTCAGTTGTGAAACTGATTTTGGCGTTTGCGCCCATTGTTATGGCCGAGATCTCGCTCGGGGTCATATCATCAATAAAGGGGAAGCAGTAGGTGTTATTGCCGCGCAATCTATCGGTGAACCAGGCACGCAGCTCACGATGCGTACTTTCCACATAGGAGGGGCAGCATCCAGAGCAGCGGCAGAATCTAGTATTCAAGTCAAAAGCAAAGGGAATCTGAAGTTAGACAATGCCAAATTCGTGATGAATGCCTCAGGTAAACTGGTCATCACTTCTCGTAATACAGAATTGAAATTACTCGATGATTTTGGGCGTACCAAAGAAAGCTACAGAGTGCCTTATGGTGCAGTCATGGCTAAAGGTGATGGAGCGGAAGTGACTTCTGGAGAAACGGTGGCCAACTGGGATCCTCACACCATGCCTGTCATCACTGAAGTCAGTGGTTTCATTCGCTTTGCTGACATGGTCGATAGTCAAACCATTATCAGACAAACAGATGAGCTCACGGGGCTATCATCCCTGGTTGTGCTTGATAGTTCAGAGCGTATCGGAAGTGGGAAAGATTTACGACCGGCATTAAAAATAGTGGATGCCGAAGGTGAGGGCGTCTTGATCCCAGGTGCGGATATACCGGCTCAATATTTTTTACCGGGTAAAGCGATTGTTCAATTAGAAGATGGGATTCAAATTACTGCTGGCGACACCTTGGCCCGTATTCCTCAAGAATCTGGTGGTACTAAAGACATCACAGGGGGGCTTCCAAGGGTGGCAGATTTATTTGAAGCGCGCCGACCCAAAGAGCCTGCTATTTTAGCTGAAATCAGCGGTATTATTTCCTTCGGTAAAGAAACGAAAGGCAAACTTCGTTTAGTGATTTCACCTTTGGATGGCAGTGATGCCTATGAGGAGATGATCCCAAAATGGCGTCAACTCAACGTCTTTGAGGGAGAGGTTGTTGAACGTGGTGATGTCGTATCTGATGGCCCAGAATCCGCCCACGATATTCTTCGTCTGAGAGGGGTACATGCTGTCACTCGTTATATTACTAATGAAGTACAAGAGGTCTATCGTCTTCAGGGGGTTAAAATAAACGATAAGCATATTGAAGTGATCGTGCGCCAGATGCTACGAAAAGCGACCATAGTGAGCTCAGGAAGTACAGATCTTCTAGAGGGTGAACAAGTAGAAGTATCAAGCGTTAAGCTTGCAAATCGTAAGCTTGAATCTGAGGGTAAGATCCCTGCTATTTACATTCATGATTTATTGGGGATCACAAAAGCCTCTTTGGCAACAGAGTCCTTCATTTCGGCTGCCTCCTTTCAAGAAACCACTAGAGTACTCACAGATGCGGCGGTATCAGGTAAAAGAGACGGACTTCGTGGTTTAAAAGAGAATGTCATTGTGGGCCGTTTAATTCCCGCTGGTACTGGTTATGCTTACCATCAGAATCGTAAGCACCAAAAACAAAAAGAAGAAAAAGGGGCATCAGATGATCTGCAAATCAGTGCCGATGAAGCGAGTGCTCACTTGGCTGAATTACTGAATGCAGGGTTTAATCAGGCTAACTAG
- the rpoB gene encoding DNA-directed RNA polymerase subunit beta: MVYSYTEKKRIRKNFGKRPQVLDIPYLLSIQLDSFQKFIEQDPKGQQGLEAAFRSVFPIQSYSAHSELQYVNYRLGEPVFDVKECQIRGATYSAPLRVKLRLVVYEKEAPEGTVKDIKEQEVYMGEIPLMTENGTFVVNGTERVVVSQLHRSPGVFFDSDKGKTHSSGKVLYNARVIPYRGSWLDLEFDPKDNLFVRIDRRRKLPATIILRALDYSTTDILNLFFEKVRFEICNDKLEMNLVPERLRGETASFDIQINGKIYVEKGRRVTARHIRQLDKDQIQRIEVPVEYIIGKVVAQDYIDENTGELICSANTELSFDLLAKLSQAGHQQIETIFTNDLDHGDYISQTLKVDPTTDRLSALVEIYRMMRPGEPPTREAAENLFENLFFSEERYDLSAVGRMKFNRSLLRDEIEGSGILSKEDIIEVMKKLIGIRNGKGEIDDIDHLGNRRIRSVGEMAENQFRIGLVRVERAVKERLSLGDLDTLMPQDMINAKPISAAVKEFFGSSQLSQFMDQNNPLSEITHKRRISALGPGGLTRERAGFEVRDVHPTHYGKVCPIETPEGPNIGLINSLSVYACTNEYGFLETPYRSVHEGAVTNEIHYLSAIEEGNFVIAQANSNLDDNGYFIEDLVTCRNKGESSLFRKEQVDYMDVSTQQIVSVGASLIPFLEHDDANRALMGANMQRQAVPTLRADKPLVGTGMERAVAVDSGVTCVAKRGGSVQYVDASRIVIKVNENEMHPGEAGIDIYNLNKYTRSNQNTCINQIPCINLGELVERGNVLADGPSTDLGELALGQNMRVAFMPWNGYNFEDSILVSERVMQEDRFTTIQIQELACISRDTKLGSEEVTADIPNVGEAALSKLDESGIVYIGAEVNGGDILVGKVTPKGETQLSPEEKLLRAIFGEKASDVKDSSLRVPNGVSATVIDVQIFTRDGVEKDKRALEIEEMELKQVKKDLSEELKILEAALFGRIKAVLISGGITSEKLSRLPCERWLELPLSEEQKQEQLEQLAEQYDEMKAEFDKKMEVKRRKITQGDDLAPGVLKIVKVYLAVKRQIQPGDKMAGRHGNKGVISKINPVEDMPYDEEGNPVDIVLSPLGVPSRMNIGQILETHLGMAAKGIGNKINEMLKKNERVSKLRKFIQKAYDLGDGVCQTVDLSTFSDKEILSLAENLKKGMTIATPVFDGAKEKEIKQLLKLADLPTSGQINLFDGRTGEQFERPVTVGYMYMLKLNHLVDDKMHSRSTGSYSLVTQQPLGGKAQFGGQRFGEMEVWALEAYGAAYTLQEMLTVKSDDVNGRTKMYKNIVDGDHRMEAGIPESFNVLLKEIRSLGINIELEE, translated from the coding sequence ATGGTCTACTCCTATACCGAGAAAAAACGGATTCGTAAAAATTTTGGAAAGCGTCCACAAGTATTAGATATACCTTATCTGCTTTCTATCCAGCTCGATTCATTTCAAAAATTTATTGAGCAAGATCCCAAAGGGCAACAAGGTCTAGAAGCTGCATTTCGTTCTGTTTTTCCTATTCAGAGTTACAGTGCCCACTCTGAATTACAGTATGTCAATTATCGTCTTGGTGAACCTGTATTTGATGTTAAAGAATGCCAAATTCGCGGGGCAACCTACTCTGCACCTTTGCGAGTTAAATTACGCCTTGTTGTTTATGAAAAAGAGGCGCCCGAAGGTACAGTTAAAGACATCAAAGAACAAGAGGTCTATATGGGAGAAATCCCACTGATGACTGAAAATGGTACTTTTGTTGTTAACGGTACTGAAAGGGTGGTGGTCTCTCAGTTGCATCGTAGCCCCGGTGTTTTTTTTGACAGTGATAAAGGTAAAACGCATTCATCGGGCAAAGTTCTTTACAATGCAAGAGTGATTCCTTATCGCGGATCTTGGTTAGATTTAGAGTTTGATCCAAAAGATAATCTATTTGTACGTATTGACCGTCGCCGTAAACTCCCTGCAACGATCATTTTGCGCGCATTGGATTATAGCACCACTGACATTTTGAATTTATTTTTTGAAAAAGTACGCTTTGAAATTTGTAACGACAAATTAGAAATGAATTTAGTTCCAGAACGTCTTCGTGGTGAAACAGCTTCTTTTGATATTCAAATCAATGGAAAAATTTATGTTGAAAAGGGTCGCCGTGTTACTGCTCGCCATATTCGTCAACTTGATAAAGACCAAATTCAGCGTATTGAAGTCCCTGTCGAATACATTATTGGTAAAGTTGTCGCACAAGATTATATCGATGAAAATACAGGTGAATTGATATGTTCTGCTAATACAGAACTTTCATTTGATTTGTTGGCTAAACTCAGCCAAGCCGGTCATCAGCAAATTGAAACCATATTCACTAATGATTTAGATCATGGTGATTATATCTCTCAAACTTTGAAGGTTGATCCCACCACCGATCGCTTAAGTGCTTTGGTTGAAATTTATCGTATGATGCGTCCAGGCGAACCTCCAACACGTGAAGCAGCTGAAAATTTATTCGAAAATTTATTCTTCTCTGAAGAGCGTTATGACTTATCCGCAGTGGGTCGAATGAAATTTAATCGATCATTATTACGTGATGAAATCGAAGGATCAGGCATTTTAAGTAAAGAAGACATTATTGAAGTAATGAAAAAATTGATTGGTATTCGTAATGGTAAAGGTGAAATTGACGATATTGATCATCTAGGTAACCGTCGCATCCGTTCTGTTGGCGAAATGGCAGAGAATCAGTTTCGTATTGGTTTAGTGCGTGTTGAAAGAGCGGTTAAAGAACGTCTTTCTTTAGGCGATCTTGATACCCTAATGCCACAAGATATGATCAACGCTAAGCCCATTTCTGCGGCAGTCAAAGAATTTTTTGGCTCTAGCCAGCTCTCTCAATTTATGGATCAAAATAATCCATTATCTGAAATTACACATAAGCGCCGTATTTCTGCTTTAGGTCCAGGCGGATTGACGCGAGAACGAGCAGGTTTTGAAGTTCGAGATGTTCATCCTACCCATTACGGTAAAGTCTGTCCTATTGAAACGCCTGAAGGTCCAAACATCGGTTTAATTAACTCTTTATCTGTGTATGCGTGCACGAACGAATACGGTTTTTTAGAAACGCCCTATCGAAGTGTACATGAAGGTGCAGTCACCAATGAAATTCATTATTTATCCGCCATCGAAGAAGGCAACTTTGTTATCGCTCAGGCGAACTCAAATCTGGACGATAACGGTTATTTTATTGAAGATTTAGTGACGTGCCGTAATAAAGGTGAATCCAGCTTGTTTAGAAAAGAACAAGTCGACTATATGGATGTTTCAACGCAACAGATTGTCTCTGTAGGGGCGTCTTTAATTCCATTCCTAGAACACGATGATGCTAACCGTGCTCTCATGGGTGCGAACATGCAACGCCAAGCTGTTCCTACTTTACGTGCGGATAAACCTTTGGTCGGTACAGGTATGGAACGCGCTGTGGCTGTTGATTCAGGTGTCACTTGCGTTGCTAAGCGAGGAGGCAGTGTTCAGTATGTTGATGCATCCCGTATTGTCATAAAGGTCAATGAAAACGAAATGCATCCCGGCGAAGCCGGGATTGATATTTACAATCTCAACAAATATACGCGTTCCAACCAAAATACCTGCATCAACCAAATACCCTGTATCAATCTCGGGGAACTGGTTGAACGAGGTAATGTACTTGCCGACGGCCCTTCAACAGATTTAGGTGAACTTGCATTAGGCCAAAATATGCGAGTGGCTTTCATGCCTTGGAATGGATACAACTTTGAAGACTCCATCTTGGTTTCTGAACGCGTTATGCAAGAAGATCGTTTTACCACTATTCAAATTCAAGAATTGGCTTGTATTTCTCGTGATACCAAATTAGGCTCTGAAGAGGTCACCGCAGACATTCCTAACGTTGGAGAAGCCGCGCTGTCTAAACTAGACGAATCCGGAATTGTATACATAGGTGCAGAAGTCAATGGTGGTGATATTTTAGTAGGTAAAGTCACGCCTAAAGGTGAAACTCAATTAAGTCCAGAAGAAAAATTGCTACGCGCCATTTTTGGAGAGAAAGCCTCTGATGTAAAAGATTCTTCTTTGCGTGTGCCTAATGGTGTTTCTGCTACTGTGATTGATGTACAAATTTTCACACGAGATGGTGTAGAAAAAGACAAACGTGCATTAGAAATTGAAGAAATGGAGCTCAAACAAGTCAAAAAAGATCTCTCCGAAGAATTAAAAATTCTAGAAGCGGCTTTATTTGGGCGCATCAAAGCGGTTCTTATTTCTGGCGGTATCACATCTGAAAAACTAAGTCGATTACCTTGTGAGCGGTGGTTGGAGCTGCCTCTTTCTGAAGAACAAAAACAAGAGCAGCTTGAGCAATTGGCCGAACAATACGATGAAATGAAAGCTGAGTTTGATAAAAAAATGGAGGTTAAACGCCGAAAAATTACCCAAGGTGATGATTTGGCTCCAGGGGTCCTTAAAATTGTTAAAGTTTATTTGGCAGTCAAACGTCAGATTCAGCCAGGCGATAAAATGGCGGGGCGTCATGGCAATAAAGGCGTTATTTCTAAAATCAATCCTGTAGAAGATATGCCTTATGATGAAGAAGGCAATCCAGTCGATATCGTATTAAGTCCATTAGGTGTACCTTCACGAATGAATATTGGTCAAATTTTAGAGACCCATTTAGGGATGGCCGCCAAGGGGATTGGAAACAAAATCAATGAAATGCTAAAAAAGAATGAACGTGTCTCCAAGCTGCGTAAATTTATTCAAAAAGCCTATGATCTCGGGGATGGTGTTTGTCAAACAGTAGATTTAAGTACTTTTTCTGACAAAGAAATATTGTCTTTAGCTGAGAACCTGAAAAAAGGCATGACTATTGCAACCCCTGTTTTTGATGGTGCCAAAGAAAAAGAAATCAAACAATTGTTAAAATTGGCAGATCTCCCTACTTCTGGTCAAATTAATTTGTTTGATGGGCGAACCGGTGAACAATTTGAGCGCCCTGTGACAGTCGGTTATATGTACATGCTCAAATTAAATCATCTCGTGGATGATAAAATGCACTCTCGCTCTACCGGCTCTTACAGTCTAGTGACTCAACAGCCTCTGGGGGGTAAAGCGCAATTTGGTGGGCAACGGTTTGGTGAAATGGAAGTCTGGGCACTAGAAGCCTATGGTGCCGCTTACACATTACAAGAGATGCTTACAGTGAAATCCGATGATGTCAACGGGCGCACCAAGATGTATAAAAACATTGTTGATGGTGATCACCGTATGGAGGCGGGTATACCTGAATCCTTTAACGTACTATTAAAGGAAATTCGTTCGCTTGGCATTAACATTGAATTAGAAGAATGA
- the rplL gene encoding 50S ribosomal protein L7/L12, whose protein sequence is MSIDQKKLVDITNSIREMTITNVLDLISIMEKEFGVSAAAAVAVAAAPAEAVEEKTEFDVILKSFGENKVAVIKAVRGATGLGLKEAKELVEAAPKNVKEGINKEEAESLKKTLEEAGADVDIK, encoded by the coding sequence ATGTCTATCGATCAAAAAAAACTTGTAGATATTACTAATTCTATTAGAGAAATGACCATCACAAACGTACTAGATCTGATCTCCATCATGGAAAAAGAATTTGGCGTTTCTGCAGCAGCAGCTGTTGCTGTTGCAGCTGCCCCTGCAGAAGCAGTTGAAGAAAAAACAGAATTTGACGTTATATTGAAATCCTTCGGTGAGAACAAAGTGGCTGTGATTAAAGCGGTACGTGGTGCGACAGGATTAGGCCTAAAAGAGGCAAAAGAATTGGTCGAAGCTGCTCCAAAAAATGTGAAAGAAGGCATTAATAAAGAAGAAGCAGAAAGCTTGAAAAAAACGCTTGAAGAAGCCGGTGCTGATGTTGATATTAAATAA
- the rplJ gene encoding 50S ribosomal protein L10 — protein sequence MPLNLQDKKAIVDEVKEIAKGALSAVVADTRGVTVAKMTGLRKAAREAGVYMRVVRNTLMRRVVFSTDFECLQDTFVGPTLIAFSTEHPGAAARLFKEFAKLNKEFEIKAAAFEGTLIPVSDIDRLATLPTYEEAIARLMATLKEASVGKLVRTLAALKAKREAI from the coding sequence ATGCCATTAAATCTTCAAGACAAAAAAGCCATTGTTGATGAGGTCAAAGAGATTGCCAAAGGTGCACTTTCTGCTGTAGTTGCTGATACTCGAGGGGTGACTGTTGCTAAAATGACAGGCCTACGTAAAGCAGCTCGGGAGGCAGGTGTATACATGCGTGTTGTTCGCAATACTTTAATGCGTCGCGTTGTTTTCAGTACTGATTTTGAATGCTTGCAAGACACCTTTGTGGGCCCAACTTTGATTGCATTCTCTACTGAACACCCTGGCGCCGCGGCCCGTTTGTTTAAAGAATTCGCCAAACTCAATAAAGAATTTGAAATCAAAGCTGCGGCTTTTGAAGGCACTCTGATTCCCGTATCAGATATTGATCGTTTAGCCACCTTACCTACTTATGAGGAGGCAATTGCACGACTCATGGCAACATTAAAAGAGGCTTCTGTAGGTAAGCTTGTTCGAACACTCGCGGCTTTAAAAGCAAAAAGAGAAGCTATTTAA
- the rplA gene encoding 50S ribosomal protein L1 yields the protein MSKLSKRMRVIREKVDTAKQYDLDDAFLLLKKLATAKFTESVDVAVNLGIDARKSDQNVRGATVLPHGTGRSVRVAVFTQGANAEAANNAGAELVGMDDLAAQIRNGEMNFDVVIASPDAMRVVGQLGQILGPRGLMPNPKVGTVTPNIAEAVTNAKAGQIRYRNDKNGIIHTTIGKIDFDAHKLKENLEALISALKKAKPATAKGLYIKKISLSTTMGAGLMIDQSALSSLV from the coding sequence ATGTCAAAATTAAGCAAACGTATGCGTGTTATCCGTGAAAAGGTAGATACTGCTAAGCAATATGATCTTGATGATGCCTTCCTTTTGTTGAAAAAGCTCGCCACCGCCAAATTTACAGAAAGTGTTGATGTGGCTGTAAATTTAGGGATTGATGCACGTAAATCTGATCAAAATGTAAGAGGTGCCACTGTTTTGCCGCATGGTACAGGCCGTTCTGTCCGTGTTGCAGTATTTACTCAAGGAGCAAATGCCGAAGCGGCGAACAATGCAGGTGCAGAACTGGTTGGAATGGATGATTTAGCCGCTCAAATTAGAAATGGTGAAATGAATTTTGATGTTGTGATTGCTTCTCCTGATGCAATGCGTGTTGTTGGTCAATTAGGCCAAATTCTTGGCCCACGCGGCTTAATGCCAAATCCAAAAGTAGGGACAGTGACTCCTAATATCGCAGAAGCAGTTACAAATGCTAAGGCAGGACAAATTCGTTATCGTAACGACAAAAACGGTATTATCCACACTACAATTGGCAAAATTGATTTTGATGCTCATAAATTGAAAGAGAATTTGGAAGCTCTCATTTCCGCATTAAAAAAAGCCAAGCCAGCTACAGCAAAAGGGCTTTATATCAAAAAAATCAGCTTATCAACCACTATGGGGGCAGGTCTTATGATTGATCAAAGTGCTTTGTCTTCTCTTGTTTAA
- the rplK gene encoding 50S ribosomal protein L11, which translates to MAKKIQAIVKLQVSAGMANPSPPVGPALGQQGVNIMEFCKAFNAKTEPLEKGLPIPVVITVYADRSFTFETKTVPAAVLLLKAAGVKSGSPKPNTNKIGKVTKTQVREIAETKQADMTGTSIDANIQSILGTARSMGLEVEE; encoded by the coding sequence ATGGCTAAAAAAATACAGGCTATTGTTAAGCTTCAAGTTTCAGCTGGAATGGCTAACCCAAGTCCTCCGGTCGGGCCTGCTTTAGGTCAGCAGGGGGTGAATATTATGGAATTTTGCAAAGCCTTTAATGCGAAGACTGAACCTTTAGAAAAGGGTTTACCAATCCCTGTTGTCATTACTGTCTATGCTGATCGTTCTTTTACTTTTGAAACTAAAACCGTTCCTGCTGCAGTTTTATTGCTAAAAGCAGCGGGTGTTAAATCGGGTTCTCCAAAACCAAATACAAATAAAATAGGTAAAGTCACTAAAACTCAAGTTCGTGAAATTGCGGAAACCAAGCAGGCAGATATGACGGGGACCAGTATTGATGCAAACATTCAGTCTATATTAGGCACGGCTCGATCCATGGGATTAGAGGTGGAGGAATAG
- the nusG gene encoding transcription termination/antitermination protein NusG has translation MSEVTKKRWYVVQAFSGFESRVKQSLHEHIKLHSMEDYFGDVMVPTEEVVEVRSGQRRKSERKFFPGYVLVQMIMNDASWHLVRSVPRVMGFIGGIVPTPITDKEADAIINRLQQTTDKPRPKTLFEPGELVRVNEGPFAEFNGTVEEVDYEKSRLKVSVSIFGRATPVELDFSQIEKG, from the coding sequence ATGTCTGAAGTAACGAAAAAACGTTGGTATGTTGTTCAGGCTTTTTCCGGATTTGAAAGCAGAGTAAAGCAATCTTTACATGAACATATTAAGTTGCATAGCATGGAGGATTATTTTGGCGATGTGATGGTTCCGACAGAAGAGGTCGTTGAAGTCCGCTCTGGGCAACGCCGAAAAAGTGAACGCAAATTTTTTCCAGGCTATGTATTAGTACAAATGATCATGAATGATGCAAGCTGGCATCTCGTACGGAGTGTACCCAGAGTCATGGGTTTTATTGGTGGAATTGTGCCTACTCCTATTACCGATAAAGAAGCGGATGCCATCATCAATCGTTTACAGCAGACCACAGATAAACCAAGACCAAAAACATTATTTGAACCCGGTGAATTAGTTCGTGTTAATGAGGGCCCTTTCGCTGAATTTAACGGTACTGTCGAAGAAGTCGATTATGAGAAAAGCCGCCTAAAAGTTTCTGTTTCTATTTTTGGTCGAGCAACTCCGGTTGAGCTCGATTTTAGTCAAATAGAAAAAGGGTAA